A genomic segment from Bacteroidota bacterium encodes:
- a CDS encoding response regulator gives MNLLVVDDDSVIRMLLRTMLTSEGHQVVTAADGEDALKKMNESSFDLLITDVYMPRMDGIRLRNAVRETPGKQNMPVLFISGYNDKLTTEAAKDPKREGFFKKGRPLTELIAWVKFLTTPEDKRGLAPPSVEGVPASHHQLQSDARRNVSRTARY, from the coding sequence ATGAATCTGCTTGTAGTAGATGACGATTCTGTCATACGAATGTTGCTGAGAACAATGCTCACCTCCGAAGGCCACCAGGTTGTCACTGCTGCCGACGGAGAAGACGCTCTTAAGAAGATGAACGAATCATCGTTCGACTTGCTCATCACAGATGTTTACATGCCGCGTATGGACGGCATCCGTTTACGCAACGCTGTGCGCGAAACCCCGGGCAAGCAAAACATGCCCGTACTCTTTATCTCCGGCTATAATGACAAACTAACCACTGAGGCTGCAAAAGACCCGAAGCGTGAGGGCTTCTTCAAAAAAGGAAGACCCCTGACTGAATTGATAGCATGGGTCAAATTCCTGACAACACCGGAAGACAAGAGAGGACTTGCCCCCCCGAGTGTCGAGGGGGTACCGGCATCGCATCACCAGTTGCAGAGCGATGCACGACGAAATGTGAGTCGAACGGCGCGCTACTAG
- a CDS encoding HAMP domain-containing protein, producing MKLTIYHKMLVGFGIVIFLMIVTNFYVLLQMNKVTKVTTEAFSYDVPGIDFAKQMQEVLYVEEPYAAKAVAFHDAEYYKGFEEQSKVFDRLIDSLASTRLTPKTRAILDRIRESHAWFADATRRATFGIGRKNNDPAFDDAARSDSLDVLLSEIRGFIEIHESAVKQSIWEASHRMSKSTNVAYVLSVCTLLIAVGAAVFIARTITKPLSVLIDGTEKIAAGKFAPITVSTRDEMSLLASAMNEMSSKLHSTDRMKTEMMHHISHELRTPLQAMTSALNLLADQRYGTLNSEQLRLTSFLREGINKITSFSHQFLDISKIESGAMQYSFAPADLLTVMLPVIEEAKLIATRKNIAVTVNATPIPKVKADVDKLSQVYSNLLSNAIKYTPENGRIQIDVGQSKFGVRVSVTDSGIGIAPEDLPNVFTKFYQAKNSDKASSRGTGVGLALVKALVEAHGGRVFAESAVGEGTRFTVELPAVKEPVMPAFAAMQQSVN from the coding sequence ATGAAGCTTACGATCTACCACAAGATGTTGGTAGGATTTGGTATAGTCATCTTCCTGATGATTGTTACCAATTTCTATGTTCTCCTTCAGATGAACAAAGTCACGAAGGTGACCACAGAAGCGTTCTCCTACGATGTGCCGGGAATTGACTTTGCAAAGCAGATGCAGGAAGTGCTGTATGTGGAAGAGCCCTATGCCGCAAAGGCCGTTGCATTTCATGATGCGGAATACTACAAAGGGTTTGAAGAGCAAAGCAAAGTTTTCGACCGGCTGATTGATTCTCTTGCCTCCACACGCCTTACTCCAAAAACCCGGGCAATTCTGGACCGAATACGTGAAAGTCACGCTTGGTTTGCGGACGCGACAAGACGCGCAACGTTCGGCATCGGACGAAAAAACAATGATCCGGCATTTGACGATGCCGCCCGCAGTGACAGCCTTGATGTGTTACTCTCTGAGATTCGCGGCTTCATTGAAATACACGAATCGGCAGTAAAGCAATCGATATGGGAAGCAAGCCACCGGATGTCCAAGTCAACAAACGTTGCGTATGTTCTTTCAGTATGTACGCTGCTGATCGCCGTTGGCGCGGCGGTGTTTATTGCCCGCACGATTACCAAGCCGCTTTCCGTGCTGATTGACGGAACGGAGAAGATTGCAGCCGGCAAATTCGCCCCGATCACCGTTTCTACAAGAGATGAAATGTCGCTCCTGGCAAGCGCGATGAACGAGATGAGTTCCAAGTTGCACTCCACCGACCGTATGAAAACCGAGATGATGCATCACATTTCGCACGAGCTTCGCACTCCGCTTCAAGCGATGACGTCCGCACTGAACCTCTTGGCCGATCAACGATACGGAACATTGAATTCGGAACAATTGCGTTTGACTTCGTTTTTGAGGGAAGGGATCAACAAGATTACATCGTTTAGCCATCAGTTTCTGGATATTTCGAAGATCGAATCCGGCGCCATGCAGTACAGTTTTGCGCCGGCAGATCTCCTCACTGTCATGCTGCCGGTGATCGAGGAAGCAAAGCTTATTGCCACACGCAAAAACATTGCCGTAACTGTCAACGCGACTCCGATCCCGAAAGTAAAGGCCGATGTTGACAAGCTTTCGCAGGTGTACAGCAATTTGCTGAGCAATGCAATAAAGTACACGCCGGAGAACGGCAGAATCCAGATTGATGTCGGACAATCAAAATTCGGCGTGCGAGTGTCGGTAACAGACTCCGGTATTGGAATTGCACCGGAAGACTTGCCGAACGTGTTCACAAAATTCTATCAGGCGAAAAATTCGGACAAAGCGAGCAGCCGCGGAACGGGCGTCGGGCTTGCCTTGGTCAAAGCGCTTGTTGAAGCACACGGCGGTCGGGTGTTTGCTGAAAGCGCGGTTGGTGAAGGAACCCGGTTTACAGTGGAATTGCCCGCAGTGAAGGAACCGGTGATGCCTGCCTTTGCCGCGATGCAGCAGTCCGTCAATTGA
- a CDS encoding peptidylprolyl isomerase, translating into MKPIVVLIFLLAAATSSLLCQNSPEEVRQQIRVAQDTRNVDSISRLLTDNDPDVRAFAAFVCGSVQDTSHILLLSKLLADSNSSVRTAAAFALGQYNYVLDTVQRTFVSRALLARLGFERGIETLIRLVEALGKVGDEHSLNVVVASGMNFQALSLKCETALSVGRYAYRNIVSKTATAFAADILATIRSGDEWKAAYAFMRINDASLVAHHADQIVSAASHQSADVRMFAALALGKCSTSTKAVNALVSLVTSDPDWRVRVNAVKAIARMDTSFHTRILPLLFQSAADSSEHISLTAISSLGEMEIRRSPFSAACRKTLVEILFDRQYSSRQRREASIGLAKFLGADAFPILADKFRTGQLTERQYVPALAHTPDPDALSALINFAKGTDPGLQREALEAIQILAGASQRDSEWVRTAIPVFLTSLQSRDVSVVAAAASALARPVFFDARSGPALVETLRRLKVPDDADAILAVIQASGAVKSSHAIAPLESELNNPDRHIAVEAAKSLLRITGKSYAHFLKAHTMPVYTNHDWEMWNQIRKNPAVRVKTSKGMFTFNMLPDEAPFTSINFGLLIKRGFFDGLLFHRVVPNFVIQGGDPRGDGWGGPGYAIRSEFGFEYFGRGTVGVASSGKDTEGCQWFVTHCNTPHLDGRYTIFGKVTAGMDVVDAIEVGDRIEEMRFAE; encoded by the coding sequence ATGAAACCAATAGTTGTACTGATCTTTCTCCTCGCTGCCGCAACATCATCGCTGTTGTGCCAGAATTCGCCCGAAGAAGTAAGACAACAAATTCGGGTTGCACAAGATACCCGCAATGTAGATTCGATTTCACGCCTTCTTACCGACAATGATCCTGACGTACGGGCGTTTGCGGCATTTGTCTGCGGTTCTGTCCAGGATACCTCCCACATTTTGCTCCTTTCCAAACTTCTGGCGGATAGCAACAGTTCGGTGCGTACGGCGGCTGCGTTCGCGCTCGGGCAATACAACTACGTTCTCGATACTGTTCAACGGACTTTCGTTTCCAGGGCTCTTCTGGCACGACTCGGGTTCGAGCGGGGAATCGAAACACTGATCAGGCTTGTCGAGGCGCTGGGAAAAGTCGGCGATGAGCACAGCTTGAATGTGGTTGTGGCATCAGGGATGAATTTTCAGGCACTCAGCCTGAAATGTGAAACGGCCCTGTCGGTCGGGCGATATGCGTATCGTAATATCGTCAGCAAGACCGCAACAGCCTTTGCAGCAGATATTCTTGCCACAATCCGGAGCGGCGATGAATGGAAAGCTGCCTACGCTTTCATGCGGATCAACGATGCAAGTCTTGTGGCTCACCACGCCGATCAGATTGTCTCAGCGGCATCCCATCAAAGTGCCGATGTCAGAATGTTCGCTGCGTTGGCACTTGGCAAGTGTTCAACTTCGACAAAAGCAGTCAATGCGCTGGTTTCGCTGGTGACATCCGATCCGGACTGGCGGGTGAGGGTGAATGCTGTAAAAGCGATTGCCAGGATGGATACGTCGTTCCATACGCGAATACTGCCGTTGTTGTTTCAGAGTGCGGCAGATTCTTCCGAGCATATTTCGCTCACTGCCATATCTTCCTTGGGGGAGATGGAGATTCGGCGTTCTCCTTTTTCGGCGGCGTGCAGAAAGACGCTTGTTGAAATTCTCTTCGATCGACAATACTCATCCCGACAGAGAAGAGAAGCATCCATCGGGCTTGCCAAATTCCTCGGCGCCGATGCTTTTCCGATTCTCGCTGATAAGTTCAGAACGGGTCAACTTACAGAAAGGCAGTATGTGCCCGCGCTTGCTCACACGCCCGACCCCGATGCGCTGTCTGCCTTGATCAACTTTGCGAAAGGAACAGACCCTGGACTCCAAAGGGAAGCCCTCGAGGCAATTCAGATTCTTGCTGGAGCATCGCAACGCGATTCGGAATGGGTACGAACAGCCATTCCTGTTTTTCTCACCTCTTTGCAATCAAGAGACGTCTCTGTCGTTGCAGCTGCGGCAAGTGCGCTTGCACGCCCTGTGTTCTTCGATGCACGATCCGGTCCGGCACTTGTTGAAACACTCCGACGGCTTAAAGTCCCCGATGATGCCGATGCCATCCTTGCAGTGATTCAGGCTTCGGGCGCAGTGAAGTCCTCACATGCGATTGCGCCTTTGGAATCCGAGCTGAACAATCCCGACCGGCACATTGCAGTTGAGGCGGCCAAATCGTTGCTGAGGATAACGGGCAAGTCATACGCGCACTTTCTCAAAGCTCATACAATGCCCGTCTACACAAATCACGATTGGGAGATGTGGAATCAGATCCGAAAGAACCCCGCTGTTCGCGTGAAGACTTCGAAAGGGATGTTCACATTCAACATGTTGCCCGATGAAGCCCCTTTTACGTCTATCAATTTTGGTTTGCTCATCAAGCGAGGCTTTTTTGACGGTCTGCTGTTTCATCGTGTAGTCCCGAATTTTGTTATCCAAGGCGGAGATCCTCGCGGTGACGGGTGGGGCGGACCAGGCTACGCAATCCGGTCGGAGTTCGGGTTCGAGTATTTTGGACGGGGAACGGTAGGAGTTGCGAGCTCGGGGAAGGACACGGAAGGATGTCAGTGGTTTGTGACGCATTGTAACACTCCTCACCTTGACGGGCGGTACACGATCTTCGGCAAAGTGACAGCAGGGATGGATGTTGTGGATGCGATTGAGGTGGGCGATCGCATCGAGGAAATGCGATTTGCGGAATGA
- a CDS encoding histidine phosphatase family protein, with translation MTNRLPLFLILVFPLFVCFMAWYVWYSPATTVILVRHAERLNDTDTTSISEAGLERAEQLAHTLHSYPLKRIFVSEKHRTLQTATATASLFNIRPSHIAANNIRGFADSVKAQRGDAILIVGHSDTVPKIIAKLGISSPPAIDTSDFDDIFVVTVFRFRSTMVHLKYGPPS, from the coding sequence GTGACCAATCGTTTACCCCTTTTTCTTATCCTCGTATTCCCGCTGTTTGTCTGCTTCATGGCGTGGTATGTTTGGTACAGTCCTGCAACAACGGTTATTCTTGTTCGACATGCCGAGCGTTTGAACGATACGGATACTACCTCAATTTCAGAGGCGGGGCTGGAAAGAGCTGAACAGTTGGCCCACACGCTGCATTCCTATCCGCTGAAGAGAATTTTCGTTTCTGAAAAACACAGGACTCTCCAAACCGCTACCGCCACCGCCTCGCTGTTCAACATTCGTCCCTCACACATTGCTGCGAATAACATTCGCGGCTTTGCAGATTCCGTGAAGGCACAACGAGGAGATGCAATTTTGATTGTAGGGCATTCCGATACTGTCCCGAAAATTATTGCAAAGTTGGGAATTTCCTCTCCTCCTGCAATCGACACATCAGACTTTGATGATATTTTTGTGGTGACGGTGTTTCGGTTCCGCTCGACGATGGTACACCTGAAATACGGGCCCCCTTCTTGA
- a CDS encoding DUF4835 family protein: protein MVRVNYEGIPTANKDLLMNFESEVREYVNNYRWGTDNLDERISCTFDINIQSVVGQDRYSAQVFIGSSRPIYNGTQNSAVLRLFDDAWEFTYVRGRPINHSPYSFNDLASFLDFYAYLILGFDYDTWDNLNGTPFFQKAADIVNLARATGGRGWQQAKSGYSRLQLIEEIMNSKFAPVRAASFRYHFTGLDSMATSRNRAFQNIIDAIFMIDDVKRTADPRNQLIKIFFDTKFREIAELFLDYSDPNIYLNFAQIDPSHQTIYDEYMRRRR, encoded by the coding sequence ATGGTCAGAGTCAATTATGAAGGCATCCCGACAGCCAACAAAGATCTGTTGATGAATTTCGAGTCGGAAGTTCGAGAGTACGTCAACAATTACCGGTGGGGAACCGACAATCTTGACGAACGGATTTCATGCACATTCGATATCAATATCCAGAGCGTTGTCGGACAGGATCGGTATTCTGCCCAGGTGTTCATTGGAAGCTCACGCCCTATCTATAACGGCACGCAAAACAGCGCGGTACTCCGGCTGTTTGATGACGCGTGGGAGTTTACGTACGTCAGAGGCCGCCCGATCAATCACAGTCCGTATTCGTTCAACGATCTTGCGAGTTTCCTGGATTTCTACGCTTACTTGATTCTTGGATTCGATTATGACACATGGGATAATCTAAACGGAACACCGTTCTTTCAGAAGGCGGCAGATATTGTGAACCTCGCCCGCGCCACCGGCGGCAGGGGATGGCAACAGGCGAAGAGCGGCTACAGTCGTTTGCAGTTGATTGAAGAGATTATGAATTCGAAATTCGCCCCGGTTCGGGCAGCTTCCTTCAGGTATCATTTTACGGGACTTGATTCGATGGCGACATCGCGCAACAGGGCATTCCAGAACATTATCGACGCGATCTTTATGATTGATGATGTGAAACGAACTGCCGATCCGCGCAATCAGCTCATCAAAATCTTCTTCGACACAAAATTCCGAGAAATAGCCGAACTGTTTCTCGATTATTCCGATCCCAACATCTATCTGAATTTCGCTCAAATCGATCCGTCTCATCAGACAATTTACGATGAATACATGAGGAGAAGAAGATAG
- the mnmA gene encoding tRNA 2-thiouridine(34) synthase MnmA has protein sequence MADEKKKVVVAMSGGVDSSVVAGILSEQGYELIGITIKTYRYEDVGGNVGSDSSCCSLDGINDARSVATKLGFPHYVLDFSERFGAEVIDNFVDEYLNGRTPNPCVICNRKIKWEELIRKSDALGAEYIATGHYAKVKYNETTGRYFVSRGRDESKDQSYALWGLTQESLSKTLFPLADLTKPESRALGEKFGLPNMRKGESYEICFIPDNNYERFLKERVPQLEEQVSDGEIILDGEVVGRHRGFPFYTIGQRKGIGIARPEPLYVTSIDAATNRIGVGREDKLYARGLIARSVNMQKYAECTQPLNVHAKIRYKDPGGDATIKQTDDGTVEVMFDEKRRAITPGQSVVFYEQDDIVGGGIIDAAIT, from the coding sequence ATGGCTGACGAGAAGAAGAAAGTTGTTGTCGCGATGAGCGGAGGGGTGGATTCATCCGTTGTGGCCGGGATTCTCTCGGAGCAGGGATACGAGCTTATTGGGATAACAATCAAGACGTACAGATACGAAGACGTTGGCGGGAATGTCGGCAGCGACAGCAGTTGCTGCTCACTAGACGGCATTAACGATGCCCGAAGCGTCGCAACAAAGCTGGGTTTCCCGCACTATGTTCTCGATTTCAGCGAGCGGTTTGGCGCTGAGGTAATCGACAATTTCGTTGACGAGTACCTGAACGGCCGGACACCCAACCCGTGCGTTATCTGCAATCGCAAAATTAAGTGGGAGGAGTTGATTCGTAAATCCGATGCTCTCGGTGCAGAGTATATCGCGACGGGGCACTACGCGAAGGTAAAGTATAACGAGACGACAGGACGCTACTTTGTCTCGCGTGGGCGCGACGAGTCGAAGGACCAATCATACGCACTGTGGGGATTGACGCAGGAGTCCCTCAGCAAAACGCTGTTTCCATTGGCCGATCTAACAAAGCCGGAGTCTCGAGCGCTCGGCGAGAAATTCGGCCTCCCGAACATGCGGAAAGGGGAGAGCTACGAAATCTGCTTTATTCCTGATAACAATTACGAACGCTTTCTCAAGGAACGGGTCCCTCAACTTGAGGAGCAGGTTTCCGATGGCGAGATCATACTTGATGGAGAAGTAGTGGGCAGGCATCGCGGATTTCCTTTCTATACGATTGGCCAGCGAAAGGGTATCGGCATAGCGCGGCCGGAACCGTTATACGTGACGTCGATCGACGCTGCGACGAATCGAATTGGGGTGGGGCGGGAAGACAAATTGTACGCACGCGGCTTGATTGCCCGCAGTGTCAACATGCAGAAGTATGCAGAGTGCACGCAGCCGCTGAACGTGCATGCCAAAATCCGTTACAAAGACCCGGGAGGTGACGCAACCATCAAACAAACCGACGACGGAACTGTCGAAGTGATGTTCGATGAGAAACGTCGCGCCATTACACCGGGGCAGTCGGTTGTGTTCTACGAGCAGGATGATATCGTCGGTGGAGGTATCATCGATGCTGCTATCACGTAA
- a CDS encoding S9 family peptidase yields the protein MIHFRYVFVAVLSVLAAGSFAQPLQYPPSEKGDVTDSYFGVKVPDPYRWLEDDTSQAVAGWVARQNEVTFEYLSRIPFREKLKNRLEQIFNYPKYSTPVRKGKYYVFSKNDGLQNQAVYYIQEGLSGMPTVLLDPNTWSEDGTIKLASLDLSRDGKYLAYSISRGGSDWREFFIMEVGSRTLLPDHIQWAKFSGAAWHEDGFFYSKYDPPADTLKALSAKNENHKVYYHRIGTLQQDDILVFEDRNNPLRFHGVSVTEDGRFAILSISDRGRGRNGNAVFVRDLKKGEKSFKPLVHQFENSIRVIDNIDSKLLVKTNTGAPNELVVLIDPAKPEQKHWEVILPEKDHLLEGVTVAGGKLLVTYLKDVSHRAYVYSLDGKLDHELRLPTLGTVSFSGGRRDDNIIFYTFTSFTFPTSIYKFDIGKEQAELFRQSEVSFVPEDFETRQVFFPSKDGTRVPMFITRKKGMELDGNNPTLLYGYGGFNISQRPAFNSLVIALLEQGVVYCVVNLRGGGEYGKSWHQAGTVLNKQNVFDDFIAAGEWLIANKYTSTEKLAMQGGSNGGLLVGAVMCQRPDLFKVALPAVGVMDMLRYHTFTIGWNWKPDYGSSEDSVQFHALYRYSPLHNLRDGVSYPATLVTTANRDDRVVPAHSYKFAATLQEKHRGNNPVLIRVETKSGHGASNTTKQIAATSDAYSFLLYNLNVNPQWP from the coding sequence ATGATACATTTTCGATACGTCTTCGTTGCCGTACTGTCCGTATTGGCAGCAGGTAGTTTTGCCCAGCCCCTGCAATATCCTCCGTCAGAGAAAGGTGATGTGACGGATTCCTACTTCGGGGTAAAGGTTCCCGACCCCTACAGATGGCTTGAAGACGACACGTCGCAGGCAGTCGCCGGGTGGGTAGCACGGCAAAACGAGGTGACCTTCGAGTATCTTTCCCGAATTCCTTTCCGCGAGAAGTTGAAAAATCGACTCGAACAAATTTTCAATTATCCAAAATACTCGACCCCTGTACGAAAAGGGAAGTATTATGTTTTTTCGAAGAACGATGGACTTCAAAACCAGGCGGTGTACTACATCCAGGAAGGCCTCAGTGGCATGCCAACCGTCCTTCTCGACCCGAATACATGGTCTGAAGATGGCACCATCAAGCTGGCATCCCTCGATCTGTCGAGAGACGGAAAGTATCTTGCATACAGCATCTCACGCGGCGGATCGGATTGGCGCGAGTTCTTTATTATGGAAGTCGGGAGTCGCACGCTTTTGCCGGATCATATACAGTGGGCTAAGTTCTCAGGCGCTGCCTGGCATGAAGATGGATTCTTCTACAGCAAATACGACCCGCCCGCTGACACATTGAAGGCGCTTTCCGCGAAGAACGAAAACCACAAAGTGTACTATCACAGAATCGGGACACTTCAACAGGATGATATCCTCGTATTTGAGGATAGAAACAACCCCCTTCGGTTTCACGGCGTATCGGTGACAGAAGATGGCCGCTTTGCGATTCTCTCCATTTCTGATCGCGGCCGGGGAAGGAACGGGAACGCGGTTTTCGTGAGAGATTTGAAGAAGGGGGAAAAGTCCTTCAAGCCTCTTGTGCATCAATTCGAGAACTCGATTCGAGTTATCGACAACATCGACAGCAAGTTGCTTGTCAAGACGAATACAGGGGCACCGAACGAACTGGTTGTGTTGATTGATCCGGCGAAACCCGAACAAAAACATTGGGAAGTAATTCTTCCGGAGAAAGACCATTTGCTTGAGGGTGTCACGGTGGCTGGTGGAAAACTCCTCGTAACATATCTGAAAGATGTGAGCCATCGTGCGTACGTGTATTCGCTGGACGGGAAGTTGGACCATGAACTGCGCTTACCGACACTTGGCACAGTCAGTTTTTCGGGCGGACGGCGGGATGATAATATCATCTTCTACACGTTCACATCGTTCACATTCCCGACGTCAATCTACAAGTTTGATATCGGGAAGGAGCAGGCCGAGCTTTTCCGCCAGTCGGAAGTGTCGTTTGTGCCAGAGGACTTTGAAACCAGGCAAGTGTTTTTCCCCAGCAAGGACGGAACCCGGGTACCCATGTTCATTACCCGCAAAAAGGGCATGGAACTTGATGGCAACAACCCGACACTGCTGTACGGTTACGGCGGTTTCAATATCAGTCAACGGCCGGCATTCAACTCTCTGGTGATAGCATTGCTTGAACAGGGGGTCGTGTATTGCGTCGTGAACCTGCGCGGTGGTGGGGAGTATGGCAAATCCTGGCATCAGGCGGGGACTGTTCTCAACAAGCAGAATGTGTTTGATGATTTTATTGCTGCCGGGGAATGGCTGATAGCGAACAAGTACACCTCAACGGAGAAGCTTGCTATGCAAGGCGGCAGTAACGGAGGCCTGCTTGTCGGTGCCGTAATGTGCCAACGGCCTGATTTATTCAAGGTCGCACTTCCTGCAGTCGGCGTTATGGATATGCTGCGGTATCATACATTTACCATCGGCTGGAACTGGAAACCCGACTACGGCAGCAGTGAGGATTCCGTTCAGTTTCACGCCCTGTACAGATACTCACCCCTACACAATTTGCGTGACGGCGTGAGTTATCCCGCGACGCTTGTAACAACAGCCAACCGCGACGATCGGGTAGTTCCCGCACATTCTTACAAGTTCGCCGCAACGCTGCAGGAGAAGCATCGTGGCAATAATCCTGTTCTCATTCGTGTTGAAACAAAATCCGGTCACGGTGCCAGCAATACGACGAAGCAAATAGCAGCGACTTCAGATGCCTATTCATTTCTCCTGTACAATCTGAACGTGAATCCGCAATGGCCTTGA
- a CDS encoding helix-hairpin-helix domain-containing protein, whose amino-acid sequence MSLTRCVFSAVFLCAGGIASPLSAQVLQDSLGIYSGIDAEELLEQIETEAENSELLDRLEWLQEHPLDLNTASREELASIPLLNPDEIERIVNLRGKLKRFMSVELIGLVEGGQELLSRIRKYVFVAETESNAGRGFSSRLRSRVVRDVQQRRGFQNGSFAGSPLKSYSRLSVRQSDNLQVGVLFEKDAGEETGSGFISGHLAFRDMSFVSQAIIGDYIVEAGQGLVLWRASAFGKGSEAVSVIKKSGAAVQPYRSTDEFNFLRGVAVSSGVEIGEDKLNMTAFYSRRALSASGDDVAVSSFYRDGLFRTDNELRRKSNVDERIIGGRLRFSTDEMFAVGTTAYHSSFSKPVVANRLFEFEGTSASVFGVDAEMHLGWLAPDLSQITLFGEFARSQFSASAGIVGSIVNLTRGSRLALIYRDYSPRFQSLHASGFGERSDTKNERGFYVGAEIRVTPSFHVSGFIDHFKSPWRTFDNPLPGSGRDIFVQANVKPLNRLSLSLRYRGKTTESSQASVDEFLRETRLLVNRQQQKVRMTASFQATKQMRLRGRVEGTIVDYAFVNRDQRGWLFFQDIQYLPHPALVVEARLIFFHTDSYDSRLYEYESDLRGVFSNPAMFGKGRRWYVLLRWNILPEIRLSAKYSETQKEGVKTIGSGLTEIDGNLDNRISVQMEVNLD is encoded by the coding sequence ATGTCCCTTACACGCTGCGTTTTCTCGGCGGTTTTTCTTTGTGCAGGAGGAATTGCATCACCGTTAAGTGCTCAAGTGTTGCAGGATTCTCTGGGCATCTATTCCGGGATAGATGCTGAGGAATTGTTGGAACAGATTGAGACGGAAGCGGAAAACTCCGAACTTCTGGACCGCCTCGAGTGGCTGCAAGAACATCCGCTCGATCTGAATACCGCAAGCAGAGAAGAACTTGCCTCCATTCCGCTGCTGAACCCGGACGAAATCGAGAGAATTGTGAATCTGAGAGGCAAGCTCAAACGCTTCATGTCTGTTGAGCTAATTGGCTTGGTTGAAGGGGGCCAGGAACTACTGTCACGAATTCGAAAGTATGTTTTCGTTGCTGAAACCGAAAGTAATGCGGGCAGGGGATTCTCTTCAAGGCTGCGCTCACGCGTAGTGCGGGATGTGCAGCAACGAAGAGGGTTTCAAAATGGCAGCTTTGCCGGTTCGCCTTTGAAAAGTTATTCCCGCCTTTCTGTGCGTCAGTCCGACAATCTTCAAGTCGGCGTATTGTTCGAGAAGGATGCAGGGGAAGAAACAGGCAGCGGATTCATATCCGGACATCTGGCCTTTAGAGACATGTCGTTTGTCTCTCAAGCAATCATTGGTGACTACATCGTTGAGGCGGGGCAGGGCTTGGTTCTCTGGCGTGCGAGCGCATTCGGCAAGGGGAGCGAAGCTGTTTCGGTAATCAAGAAGTCGGGAGCGGCTGTGCAGCCGTACCGTTCTACTGATGAATTCAATTTTTTGCGCGGCGTTGCTGTTTCATCGGGAGTGGAAATAGGAGAGGATAAGCTGAATATGACGGCTTTCTACTCGCGTCGTGCGCTGAGTGCAAGCGGCGACGATGTTGCGGTTTCGAGCTTCTACCGGGATGGCCTGTTTCGTACTGACAACGAGCTCCGCAGAAAGTCGAATGTTGATGAACGCATAATCGGAGGACGATTGAGATTCAGCACGGATGAGATGTTCGCCGTCGGTACGACAGCGTATCATTCATCATTCAGCAAGCCAGTTGTTGCCAACCGGTTGTTTGAGTTTGAGGGTACCTCCGCATCTGTTTTCGGGGTTGATGCAGAAATGCATCTGGGATGGCTTGCGCCGGATCTTTCCCAGATAACGTTGTTTGGCGAATTCGCCCGGTCACAGTTCTCTGCATCAGCAGGAATTGTCGGCTCAATTGTGAATTTGACCCGCGGCAGCCGTCTCGCGTTGATCTATCGGGATTATTCACCCCGATTTCAATCGTTGCATGCCTCCGGGTTCGGTGAACGAAGCGACACCAAAAATGAACGGGGCTTTTATGTCGGTGCTGAAATTCGTGTCACGCCCTCTTTTCATGTCTCGGGATTCATCGACCATTTCAAGTCTCCATGGAGAACTTTCGATAACCCGCTGCCTGGGAGTGGAAGGGATATTTTCGTGCAAGCAAATGTAAAACCATTGAACCGGTTGTCACTCTCCCTCCGCTACAGAGGCAAAACCACGGAAAGCAGCCAGGCTTCGGTTGACGAGTTTCTCCGCGAAACACGACTTCTTGTCAACCGTCAACAGCAGAAGGTTCGCATGACTGCTTCGTTTCAGGCAACCAAGCAAATGCGACTGAGAGGGAGAGTTGAAGGGACCATTGTGGACTACGCCTTCGTCAACCGGGATCAGCGCGGATGGCTATTTTTCCAGGACATACAATATCTGCCACATCCTGCTCTCGTGGTGGAGGCAAGGCTTATCTTCTTTCACACCGACTCTTACGATTCGCGGCTCTACGAGTATGAAAGCGACTTGCGAGGCGTTTTCTCAAATCCTGCAATGTTCGGAAAAGGGAGGAGATGGTATGTTCTGTTGCGATGGAATATTCTCCCCGAAATCCGTCTCTCCGCGAAATATTCGGAAACGCAAAAGGAGGGTGTTAAGACAATAGGCTCAGGGTTGACGGAGATCGATGGAAACTTGGACAACAGAATCAGTGTTCAAATGGAAGTGAACTTGGATTGA